A window from Streptomyces subrutilus encodes these proteins:
- a CDS encoding Ppx/GppA phosphatase family protein, with amino-acid sequence MRLGVLDVGSNTIHLLVVDAHPGARPQPAHSHKVELRLAELLDEHGAVTPAGVELLVSVIAGAVQAAEDKGCEDVLPFATSAVREATNADEVLARVKHETGIDLPVLSGADEARLTFLAARRWFGWSAGKLLVLDIGGGSLEIAYGIDEEPDAAVSLPLGAGRLTAGWLPGDPPDGADVRALRRHVRARIARSVGEFSRFGAPDHVVATSKTFKQLARIAGAARSADGLYVQRDLSRKSLEEWVPRLAAMTTAQRAALPGVSDGRANQILAGALVAEGAMDLFGVEELEICPWALREGVILRRLDHLPAPVVT; translated from the coding sequence ATGAGACTCGGTGTCCTCGATGTGGGTTCGAACACGATCCATCTGCTGGTGGTCGACGCGCACCCCGGCGCGCGTCCCCAGCCCGCCCACTCGCACAAGGTGGAACTGCGGCTGGCGGAACTGCTCGACGAGCACGGAGCCGTCACTCCGGCCGGGGTCGAACTGCTCGTCTCGGTCATCGCCGGGGCGGTCCAGGCCGCCGAGGACAAGGGCTGCGAGGACGTCCTGCCCTTCGCGACCAGCGCCGTGCGCGAGGCCACGAACGCGGACGAGGTCCTGGCGCGGGTGAAGCACGAGACGGGCATCGACCTGCCCGTCCTCAGCGGCGCCGACGAGGCCCGGCTGACCTTCCTCGCCGCCCGCCGCTGGTTCGGCTGGTCGGCCGGAAAGCTGCTGGTCCTCGACATCGGGGGCGGCTCGCTGGAGATCGCGTACGGCATCGACGAGGAGCCGGACGCGGCCGTCTCGCTACCGCTGGGTGCGGGCCGCCTCACCGCGGGCTGGCTCCCCGGCGACCCGCCGGACGGGGCCGACGTCCGGGCGCTCAGGCGGCACGTGCGGGCGCGGATCGCACGCTCGGTCGGCGAGTTCAGCCGCTTCGGGGCCCCCGACCACGTGGTCGCGACGTCGAAGACGTTCAAGCAGCTGGCCCGCATCGCGGGCGCGGCCCGCTCGGCGGACGGGCTGTACGTGCAGCGCGACCTCAGCCGCAAGTCCCTGGAGGAGTGGGTCCCGCGCCTCGCCGCGATGACCACGGCCCAGCGCGCGGCCCTGCCGGGCGTGTCGGACGGCCGCGCGAACCAGATCCTGGCGGGGGCCCTGGTCGCGGAGGGGGCCATGGACCTCTTCGGCGTCGAGGAGCTGGAGATCTGCCCGTGGGCCCTGCGGGAAGGGGTCATCCTGCGCCGGCTGGACCACCTGCCGGCGCCGGTGGTGACCTAG
- a CDS encoding TetR family transcriptional regulator, protein MTEPAKRRRGPGRPRQDEAEEGPGTQELIRLAARSEFAARGYDKTSVRGVAKAAGVDPALVHHYFGSKDDLFAAAVEASLEPALVIPDLLGADPDGIGERLARYFLGVWEDPLTRTPLLAVLRSALTHEAAAAVLRRLVLRRLLERVAADLDVPDPTFRAELAASHMVGIAVLRYVVQVEPLASADPEAIIRLVAPTLQRYLTEE, encoded by the coding sequence GTGACCGAGCCGGCGAAGCGGCGCCGCGGCCCCGGCCGGCCCCGCCAGGACGAGGCAGAGGAGGGCCCCGGCACGCAGGAGCTCATCCGGCTGGCCGCCCGCTCGGAGTTCGCGGCGCGCGGCTACGACAAGACCTCCGTGCGCGGCGTCGCCAAGGCCGCCGGCGTGGACCCGGCCCTGGTCCACCACTACTTCGGCAGCAAGGACGACCTGTTCGCCGCCGCCGTCGAGGCCAGCCTGGAACCGGCCCTGGTCATCCCGGACCTGCTCGGCGCGGACCCGGACGGCATCGGCGAGCGGCTGGCCCGCTACTTCCTCGGCGTGTGGGAGGATCCGCTCACCCGCACCCCGCTCCTCGCCGTCCTGCGCTCCGCCCTCACCCACGAGGCGGCCGCCGCGGTGCTGCGCCGGCTCGTGCTGCGCCGCCTGCTGGAGCGGGTGGCGGCCGACCTCGACGTCCCCGACCCGACGTTCCGCGCCGAGCTCGCGGCCTCGCACATGGTCGGCATCGCGGTCCTGCGCTACGTCGTCCAGGTCGAGCCGCTCGCCTCCGCGGACCCGGAGGCGATCATCAGGCTGGTCGCCCCCACGCTCCAGCGCTACCTGACCGAAGAATGA
- the radA gene encoding DNA repair protein RadA, translated as MAARTARSSAKDRPSYRCTECGWTTAKWLGRCPECQAWGTVEEMGAPAVRTTAAGRVSTAAVPIAQVDGRTATARSTGVDELDRVLGGGLVPGAVVLLAGEPGVGKSTLLLDVAAKASSDAHRTLYVTGEESASQVRLRADRIGALSDHLYLAAETDLSAVLGHLDAVKPSLLVLDSVQTVASPEIDGAPGGMAQVREVAGALIRASKERSMSTLLVGHVTKDGAIAGPRLLEHLVDVVLSFEGDRHARLRLVRGIKNRYGATDEVGCFELHDEGITGLADPSGLFLTRRAEAVPGTCLTVTLEGKRPLVAEVQALTVDSQIPSPRRTTSGLETSRVSMMLAVLEQRGRITALGKRDIYSATVGGVKLTEPAADLAIALALASAASDVPLPKNLVAIGEVGLAGEVRRVTGVQRRLAEAHRLGFTHALVPADPGRVPAGMKVIEVADMGDALRVLPRGRSRAAAKERPAE; from the coding sequence ATGGCTGCCCGCACTGCTCGTTCATCCGCCAAGGACCGGCCGTCCTACCGCTGTACCGAGTGCGGCTGGACGACCGCGAAGTGGCTCGGGCGGTGTCCCGAGTGCCAGGCGTGGGGCACCGTCGAGGAGATGGGCGCACCCGCCGTGCGCACCACCGCCGCCGGCCGGGTCTCCACCGCCGCGGTGCCGATCGCGCAGGTAGACGGCCGGACGGCGACGGCCCGCAGCACCGGCGTGGACGAACTGGACCGGGTGCTCGGCGGCGGGCTCGTGCCCGGCGCCGTGGTGCTCCTCGCCGGGGAGCCCGGCGTCGGCAAGTCGACGCTGCTGCTCGACGTGGCGGCGAAGGCCTCCAGCGACGCGCACCGCACCCTGTACGTCACCGGCGAGGAGTCGGCGAGCCAGGTGCGGCTGCGGGCCGACCGGATCGGCGCGCTCAGCGACCACCTCTACCTCGCCGCCGAGACCGACCTGTCGGCGGTGCTCGGGCACCTCGACGCCGTGAAGCCCTCCCTGCTCGTCCTGGACTCCGTACAGACGGTCGCCTCCCCCGAGATCGACGGCGCGCCCGGCGGCATGGCCCAGGTGCGCGAGGTCGCCGGGGCGCTGATCCGGGCCTCCAAGGAACGGAGCATGTCCACCCTGCTCGTCGGCCACGTCACCAAGGACGGCGCCATCGCCGGCCCGCGGCTGCTGGAGCACCTGGTCGACGTGGTGCTGAGCTTCGAGGGCGACCGGCACGCCCGGCTGCGGCTGGTGCGCGGCATCAAGAACCGGTACGGCGCCACCGACGAGGTCGGCTGCTTCGAGCTGCACGACGAGGGGATCACCGGGCTCGCCGATCCGAGCGGGCTGTTCCTGACCCGGCGTGCGGAGGCCGTCCCCGGCACCTGCCTGACCGTGACCCTGGAGGGCAAGCGGCCGCTGGTCGCCGAGGTGCAGGCGCTGACCGTGGACTCGCAGATCCCCTCCCCCCGGCGCACCACCTCGGGCCTGGAGACCTCGCGGGTGTCGATGATGCTGGCCGTGCTGGAGCAGCGCGGGCGGATCACCGCACTCGGCAAGCGCGACATCTACTCCGCCACCGTGGGCGGGGTGAAGCTCACCGAGCCCGCCGCCGACCTGGCCATCGCCCTGGCCCTGGCCTCGGCCGCCAGTGACGTGCCGCTGCCCAAGAACCTGGTCGCGATCGGCGAGGTCGGGCTGGCCGGCGAGGTCCGGCGGGTGACGGGCGTACAGCGGCGGCTGGCGGAGGCGCACCGGCTGGGCTTCACGCACGCGCTGGTGCCGGCCGACCCGGGCCGGGTGCCGGCCGGGATGAAGGTGATCGAGGTGGCCGACATGGGCGACGCCCTGCGCGTGCTGCCGCGCGGCCGGTCCCGGGCCGCGGCCAAGGAGCGCCCCGCCGAGTAG
- a CDS encoding SH3 domain-containing protein: MSIDDELHQSPAQALAGESGYRSYPIAPGTQLNVRNGPGTNYAVVRTLPIGAVVTIRCQCPGTTVSGPYGTTNLWDCVGNGQFVSDAYVKTGSDGYVAAPCG, encoded by the coding sequence ATGTCGATAGACGACGAATTGCACCAGTCACCGGCCCAGGCCCTCGCGGGGGAGTCCGGCTACCGCAGCTACCCGATCGCACCGGGCACCCAGCTCAACGTGCGCAACGGCCCCGGCACCAACTACGCGGTGGTCCGCACCCTGCCCATCGGCGCCGTGGTCACCATCCGCTGCCAGTGCCCCGGAACCACGGTCTCGGGCCCGTACGGCACGACGAACCTCTGGGACTGCGTCGGGAACGGCCAGTTCGTCTCGGACGCCTACGTCAAGACGGGCAGCGACGGCTACGTGGCCGCCCCCTGCGGCTAA
- a CDS encoding serine/threonine-protein kinase: protein MHPLRAERAGFPEYAGQYRLESVLGSGGMGVVHLATSGSGLRLAVKVVHAQHAVDPEFRARFRQEVAAARRVSGAFTAPVVDADPDAERPWMATLFIDAPTLAERVRERPLDAAEASRLGAGLAEALRDIHRAGVVHRDLKPSNVLMAADGVRVIDFGISRPVDSDLRTETGKLIGTPPFMAPEQFQRPREVGPAADVFAMGAVLVHAATGRGPFDSDSHYLVAYQVVHNEPDLTGVPDVLVPVIARCLAKDPADRPTPDALLGELRAAAYPTAGEDTRAFVPQPRRPRAEPGPAADETTHRRVRVPAGGPRPGRRGRLVAAAGLGLLLAGGAAGGYAWSGTGGATGTRPPGAGAVAGAAAGAQPAPPAPWSTAVGTRGPGNAAAACAWAAAALYCSAPGLAAARVSPADGAVAWSVPTPGAGARTPGAVAVAPLPAGGLVLTVAAGSGLLRALDAEGGAERWTKELPPGARVLPAGSRVLVAALDGTVTAYDTATGAAGWSKRLGGAGSSWFADPADGAQNRDLYVSTHSADGSSSQVSAIDPASGAVRWQLRASGMLDPVGVAQGGLHLLAGDAQSLTHAVVRVDLESRAVHRTRLSVAQLQAEAAVGPDGLVYVMGVSGALTAVGPEKEAWRLETAVSAASRPVVDGGRLYLMAADGRLIAVDAAAGRLLGQTRPRMGTGAGAFTATVPAPAVGGGRAFGSAPDGSVFSVDADRPGAW from the coding sequence GTGCATCCACTGCGCGCGGAACGGGCCGGTTTTCCGGAGTACGCCGGTCAGTACCGGCTGGAATCCGTACTGGGTTCCGGTGGCATGGGGGTGGTACATCTGGCCACCTCCGGTTCCGGGCTGCGCCTCGCCGTCAAGGTCGTGCACGCGCAGCACGCGGTCGATCCCGAGTTCCGGGCCCGGTTCCGGCAGGAGGTCGCGGCCGCCCGGCGGGTGAGCGGGGCGTTCACCGCGCCCGTCGTGGACGCCGATCCGGACGCCGAACGGCCGTGGATGGCCACCCTCTTCATCGACGCGCCGACGCTCGCCGAGCGGGTGCGGGAACGGCCGCTCGACGCGGCCGAGGCCAGCCGGCTGGGGGCGGGGCTGGCCGAGGCGCTGCGGGACATCCACCGGGCCGGGGTGGTGCACCGCGACCTCAAGCCCAGCAACGTGCTGATGGCCGCGGACGGGGTCCGGGTCATCGACTTCGGGATCTCCCGGCCGGTCGACAGCGACCTGCGCACCGAGACCGGCAAGCTCATCGGGACGCCGCCGTTCATGGCGCCGGAGCAGTTCCAGCGGCCCAGGGAGGTGGGGCCGGCCGCGGACGTGTTCGCGATGGGGGCCGTGCTCGTGCACGCGGCGACCGGCCGGGGGCCCTTCGACTCCGACAGCCACTACCTCGTCGCCTACCAGGTCGTGCACAACGAGCCCGATCTGACCGGTGTGCCCGACGTCCTGGTGCCCGTCATCGCGCGCTGCCTCGCGAAGGACCCCGCCGACCGGCCCACTCCCGACGCGCTGCTCGGCGAGTTGCGGGCCGCCGCGTACCCGACCGCCGGCGAGGACACCCGCGCCTTCGTCCCGCAGCCGCGCCGGCCGCGCGCCGAGCCGGGTCCGGCCGCCGACGAGACCACGCACCGCCGGGTACGCGTGCCGGCCGGCGGGCCGCGCCCCGGGCGGCGCGGCCGGCTGGTCGCGGCGGCGGGACTCGGGCTGCTGCTGGCGGGCGGGGCCGCCGGCGGGTACGCCTGGTCGGGCACGGGCGGCGCGACGGGCACCCGACCGCCCGGCGCCGGGGCTGTGGCCGGTGCGGCGGCCGGGGCCCAGCCCGCCCCGCCCGCGCCGTGGTCCACCGCGGTGGGGACGCGGGGGCCGGGCAATGCCGCCGCCGCGTGCGCCTGGGCGGCGGCCGCCCTGTACTGCTCGGCGCCCGGCCTGGCGGCGGCCCGGGTGAGCCCGGCCGACGGGGCGGTGGCCTGGTCGGTGCCGACGCCGGGGGCGGGGGCCCGTACGCCGGGCGCCGTCGCCGTGGCGCCGCTGCCGGCCGGCGGTCTCGTCCTGACGGTGGCCGCGGGCAGCGGACTGCTCCGGGCGCTGGACGCGGAGGGCGGCGCCGAGCGCTGGACGAAGGAACTCCCGCCGGGCGCGCGGGTGCTGCCGGCCGGGTCCAGGGTGCTCGTGGCGGCGCTCGACGGGACGGTGACGGCGTACGACACGGCGACCGGGGCCGCGGGGTGGAGCAAGCGGCTGGGCGGGGCGGGCTCCTCGTGGTTCGCGGATCCCGCGGACGGTGCGCAGAACCGCGACCTGTACGTGTCGACGCACTCCGCCGACGGGTCGTCCTCTCAGGTCTCGGCGATCGACCCGGCCTCCGGCGCGGTGCGCTGGCAGTTGCGCGCGTCGGGGATGCTCGACCCGGTCGGGGTCGCGCAGGGCGGCCTCCACCTGCTGGCCGGGGACGCGCAGTCGCTGACGCACGCGGTCGTACGGGTCGACCTGGAGAGCCGGGCCGTGCACCGGACCAGGCTGTCGGTGGCGCAGTTGCAGGCCGAGGCGGCGGTGGGGCCGGACGGGCTGGTGTACGTGATGGGCGTCTCGGGGGCGCTGACGGCGGTCGGGCCGGAGAAGGAGGCCTGGCGGCTGGAGACGGCGGTGTCCGCGGCGTCCCGGCCGGTGGTGGACGGCGGCCGGCTCTACCTGATGGCGGCCGACGGGCGGCTGATCGCGGTGGACGCCGCGGCGGGCCGGCTGCTCGGGCAGACGCGTCCGCGCATGGGCACCGGGGCCGGGGCCTTCACCGCCACGGTCCCCGCGCCGGCGGTCGGCGGCGGCCGGGCGTTCGGGAGCGCGCCGGACGGGTCGGTGTTCTCCGTGGACGCCGACCGGCCGGGCGCCTGGTGA
- a CDS encoding sugar phosphate isomerase/epimerase family protein, whose product MAEPVRVPTAKVALSTASVYPESTATAFEIAARLGYDGVEVMVWTDPVSQDVDALRRLSDDHGVPILAVHAPCLLITQRVWSTDPWTKLLRARAAAERLGASTVVVHPPFRWQRQYARDFVTGIWRMADESDVRFAVENMYPWRYRDREMLAYAPEWDVTKDDYRHFTVDLSHTATARTDATAMIDRMGDRLAHVHLADGNGSAKDEHLVPGRGTQPCAELLERLARTSFDGHVVIEVNTRRAMSSAEREADLAEALAFTRLHLAAAPAAPPAPPSPRSRARRP is encoded by the coding sequence GTGGCAGAACCAGTCCGTGTCCCGACAGCGAAAGTCGCCCTCTCCACCGCCTCCGTCTATCCGGAGTCGACGGCGACCGCCTTCGAGATCGCCGCGCGCCTCGGGTACGACGGCGTCGAGGTGATGGTCTGGACGGACCCCGTCAGCCAGGACGTCGACGCCCTGCGCCGGCTCTCCGACGACCACGGGGTCCCGATCCTCGCCGTGCACGCGCCCTGTCTGCTGATCACCCAGCGGGTGTGGTCCACCGACCCGTGGACCAAGCTCCTGCGGGCCCGGGCCGCGGCCGAGCGGCTCGGCGCGTCCACGGTCGTCGTGCACCCGCCCTTCCGCTGGCAGCGCCAGTACGCGCGGGACTTCGTCACCGGCATCTGGCGGATGGCAGACGAGAGCGACGTCCGCTTCGCGGTCGAGAACATGTACCCCTGGCGCTACCGCGACCGCGAGATGCTCGCGTACGCACCCGAGTGGGACGTCACCAAGGACGACTACCGGCACTTCACCGTCGACCTCTCCCACACCGCGACCGCCCGCACCGACGCCACCGCGATGATCGACCGGATGGGCGACCGGCTCGCCCACGTCCACCTCGCCGACGGCAACGGCTCCGCCAAGGACGAGCACCTCGTCCCCGGCCGCGGCACCCAGCCCTGCGCCGAGCTGCTGGAGCGGCTCGCCCGCACCTCCTTCGACGGGCACGTCGTCATCGAGGTCAACACCCGGCGCGCGATGTCCTCCGCCGAGCGCGAGGCCGACCTCGCCGAGGCCCTGGCCTTCACCCGCCTGCACCTGGCCGCCGCACCCGCCGCACCGCCCGCGCCCCCCTCCCCGCGCTCCCGGGCGCGCCGCCCGTGA
- the ilvD gene encoding dihydroxy-acid dehydratase, translated as MPELRSRTVTHGRNMAGARALMRASGVASEDIGKPIIAVANSFTEFVPGHTHLAPVGRIVSDAIRAAGAIPREFNTIAVDDGIAMGHGGMLYSLPSRDLIADSVEYMVEAHCADALICISNCDKITPGMLMAAMRLNIPVVFVSGGPMEAGQATLVDGTVRKLDLIDAMVDASNENVSDEDVLRIEENACPTCGSCSGMFTANSMNCLAEAIGLALPGNGSVLATHTARKALYEDAGRTVVEITKRHYEQDDHSVLPRSIATREAFENAMALDIAMGGSTNTILHLLAAAQEAGLDYDLTDIDEVSRRVPCLSKVAPNVAPGGTYYMEDIHRAGGIPAILGELHRGGLLNKNVTSVHSDGLEDWLAEWDARSGTASDVAMELWHAAPGCRRSATAFSQSERWDTLDLDAEGGCIRSVQHAYSKDGGLAVLRGNIAVDGCVVKTAGVDESIWTFEGPAVVCESQDEAVDKILRKEIKAGDVVVIRYEGPRGGPGMQEMLYPTSFLKGRGLGKVCALVTDGRFSGGTSGLSIGHASPEAASGGTIAVVEDGDRIRIDIPNRSIELLVDDATLAARHEALGGVYAPKDRERKVSAALRAYAAMATSADKGAVRDVSLLG; from the coding sequence ATGCCCGAGCTGAGGTCCCGCACCGTCACCCACGGCCGCAACATGGCGGGCGCACGCGCCCTTATGCGTGCGTCGGGCGTAGCGAGCGAGGACATCGGCAAGCCGATCATCGCGGTCGCCAACTCCTTCACCGAGTTCGTCCCCGGCCACACGCACCTGGCCCCGGTCGGCCGCATCGTCTCCGACGCGATCCGCGCCGCCGGCGCCATCCCGCGCGAGTTCAACACCATCGCGGTCGACGACGGCATCGCCATGGGCCACGGCGGCATGCTCTACTCGCTGCCCTCGCGCGACCTGATCGCGGACAGCGTGGAGTACATGGTCGAGGCGCACTGCGCCGACGCCCTGATCTGCATCTCCAACTGCGACAAGATCACCCCCGGCATGCTGATGGCCGCGATGCGCCTCAACATCCCGGTCGTCTTCGTCTCCGGCGGTCCGATGGAGGCCGGCCAGGCCACCCTCGTCGACGGCACGGTCCGCAAGCTCGACCTCATCGACGCCATGGTCGACGCCTCCAACGAGAACGTCTCCGACGAGGACGTGCTGCGCATCGAGGAGAACGCCTGCCCCACCTGCGGCTCGTGTTCGGGCATGTTCACCGCCAACTCGATGAACTGCCTCGCCGAGGCCATCGGCCTGGCCCTCCCCGGCAACGGCTCGGTCCTCGCCACGCACACCGCCCGCAAGGCCCTCTACGAGGACGCCGGCCGCACCGTCGTCGAGATCACCAAGCGCCACTACGAACAGGACGACCACTCGGTCCTGCCGCGCTCGATCGCGACCCGCGAGGCCTTCGAGAACGCGATGGCCCTCGACATCGCCATGGGCGGCTCCACCAACACGATCCTGCACCTGCTCGCCGCCGCACAGGAGGCGGGCCTCGACTACGACCTCACGGACATCGACGAGGTCTCGCGCCGCGTCCCGTGCCTGTCCAAGGTCGCCCCGAACGTGGCCCCCGGCGGCACGTACTACATGGAGGACATCCACCGCGCCGGCGGCATCCCCGCCATCCTCGGCGAGCTGCACCGCGGCGGACTCCTCAACAAGAACGTCACCAGCGTCCACTCCGACGGCCTGGAGGACTGGCTCGCCGAGTGGGACGCCCGCTCCGGCACCGCCTCCGACGTGGCCATGGAGCTGTGGCACGCGGCCCCCGGCTGCCGGCGCTCCGCCACCGCCTTCTCCCAGTCCGAGCGCTGGGACACCCTCGACCTCGACGCCGAGGGCGGCTGCATCCGCTCGGTGCAGCACGCGTACTCCAAGGACGGCGGCCTCGCCGTGCTGCGCGGCAACATCGCGGTCGACGGCTGCGTCGTGAAGACGGCCGGCGTCGACGAGTCGATCTGGACGTTCGAGGGCCCGGCCGTCGTCTGCGAGTCGCAGGACGAGGCCGTCGACAAGATCCTCCGCAAGGAGATCAAGGCGGGCGACGTCGTCGTCATCCGCTACGAGGGCCCGCGCGGCGGCCCCGGCATGCAGGAGATGCTCTACCCGACCTCCTTCCTCAAGGGCCGCGGCCTCGGCAAGGTCTGCGCCCTGGTCACCGACGGCCGCTTCTCCGGCGGCACCTCGGGCCTGTCCATCGGCCACGCCTCCCCGGAGGCCGCCTCGGGCGGCACCATCGCGGTGGTCGAGGACGGCGACCGCATCCGCATCGACATCCCCAACCGCTCCATCGAGCTGCTGGTCGACGACGCGACCCTCGCCGCCCGCCACGAGGCCCTCGGCGGCGTGTACGCCCCGAAGGACCGCGAGCGCAAGGTCTCCGCGGCCCTGCGCGCCTACGCCGCCATGGCCACCAGCGCCGACAAGGGCGCGGTCCGCGACGTCTCCCTCCTGGGCTGA
- a CDS encoding BACON domain-containing protein — MNSSNQAHPSSRTGAHRAHRRTPSGSGGSAGPAAGSSGSGRTAAGSASGPGPVGSAGPAGAAEFTLREPPQAPPFRHEPYLDGLFTYCLSVLCDHDTATDVLGDALAVAERHPGRCPDEGARRAWLYALARWSCLRRLAAQRRSRHSARRAERTAGAHAPGAAGPGPDAGAAPAGTRTLDVSAYRRTELARLAWPEAAGTTPEQREALELAVRHRLGTGELAAVLGTSAAAARELLTGAACEVERTRAALAVVETGGCPSVSRLTGDGQVLLSTTLRAELVRHVDDCPRCRRVAERVGAADPWPGSGGATAATALPLVAAPRTAVHAAMLRSGRRGGGPGPRFDRTGFPMDPKDHAARRDRLRSRAVTTTVVATVVAAPVLALWAAYRAAPSTGEPVGGAARISASESEIPPPRTEGRPLAAYENTGNADTTAGPGFAPGSTDPDVFVEVISTGPPAAPDADRPGAPGRLAVAASAQGPTTLLTLTASGGAPVDWRLWSDAPWLRASRTAGTLAPGESVTLRITVDAAAQPVGAWSARVGVDPAGAVISVQGRGRPATTAAPTQPPTRPPSPSPDPAGPSPTPPQPTPSPTEPTIPPPSPTPTPTPTEGGGTTDAPAPSASEPG, encoded by the coding sequence GTGAACAGCAGCAACCAGGCACACCCCTCATCGCGCACCGGCGCACACCGGGCGCACAGGCGCACGCCTTCCGGTTCCGGGGGTTCCGCGGGCCCGGCCGCCGGCAGTTCCGGTTCCGGTCGCACGGCAGCCGGTTCCGCTTCCGGTCCGGGCCCGGTCGGCTCGGCGGGCCCGGCCGGCGCCGCGGAGTTCACGCTCCGCGAGCCGCCGCAAGCCCCGCCCTTCCGGCACGAGCCCTACCTCGACGGGCTGTTCACCTACTGCCTGTCGGTGCTGTGCGACCACGACACGGCCACCGACGTGCTGGGCGACGCGCTCGCCGTGGCCGAACGGCACCCCGGCCGCTGCCCCGACGAAGGGGCCCGCCGGGCCTGGCTCTACGCCCTCGCCCGCTGGAGCTGCCTGCGCCGCCTCGCCGCACAGCGGCGGTCCCGGCACTCCGCCCGCCGCGCGGAGCGCACCGCAGGCGCCCACGCGCCCGGCGCCGCCGGCCCCGGACCGGACGCGGGCGCCGCCCCGGCCGGCACGCGCACCCTCGACGTGAGCGCGTACCGCCGCACCGAGCTGGCCCGGCTGGCCTGGCCGGAGGCCGCCGGGACCACGCCCGAGCAGCGCGAGGCGCTCGAACTCGCCGTCCGCCACCGCCTCGGAACGGGCGAGCTCGCCGCCGTCCTCGGCACCTCCGCGGCGGCCGCCCGGGAGCTGCTGACCGGCGCCGCCTGCGAGGTGGAGCGCACCCGGGCCGCGCTCGCCGTCGTGGAGACCGGCGGCTGCCCCAGCGTGTCCCGGCTCACCGGCGACGGCCAGGTGCTGCTGTCCACCACCCTGCGCGCCGAACTCGTCCGGCACGTCGACGACTGCCCCCGCTGCCGCCGCGTCGCCGAACGCGTCGGGGCCGCGGACCCCTGGCCCGGCTCCGGCGGCGCCACCGCCGCGACCGCGCTCCCGCTGGTCGCCGCCCCGCGCACCGCCGTCCACGCGGCGATGCTCCGCTCCGGCCGCCGCGGCGGCGGGCCCGGCCCGCGCTTCGACCGCACCGGCTTCCCCATGGACCCCAAGGACCACGCCGCCCGGCGCGACCGGCTGCGCTCCCGCGCCGTCACCACCACCGTGGTCGCCACCGTCGTCGCCGCCCCGGTGCTGGCCCTGTGGGCGGCCTACCGCGCCGCGCCCAGCACCGGCGAACCCGTCGGCGGCGCCGCCCGCATCTCCGCGAGCGAGTCCGAGATCCCGCCGCCGCGCACCGAGGGCCGGCCGCTCGCCGCGTACGAGAACACCGGCAACGCCGACACCACGGCCGGACCGGGCTTCGCCCCCGGCAGCACCGACCCCGACGTCTTCGTCGAGGTGATCAGCACCGGCCCGCCGGCCGCCCCCGACGCGGACCGGCCGGGCGCCCCCGGCCGTCTGGCCGTCGCCGCCTCCGCGCAGGGCCCGACCACGCTGCTCACCCTGACGGCCTCCGGCGGCGCTCCGGTGGACTGGCGGCTGTGGTCCGACGCCCCGTGGCTGCGGGCGAGCCGGACCGCGGGCACGCTGGCCCCGGGAGAATCGGTCACCCTGCGCATCACCGTGGACGCCGCGGCCCAGCCGGTCGGCGCCTGGTCGGCCCGGGTCGGGGTGGACCCGGCCGGCGCGGTGATCTCCGTCCAGGGCCGCGGCCGCCCCGCCACCACGGCCGCTCCGACCCAGCCCCCGACGCGTCCGCCGTCCCCCTCGCCCGACCCGGCCGGCCCTTCGCCCACACCGCCGCAGCCGACGCCCTCGCCGACGGAGCCCACGATCCCGCCGCCGTCGCCCACCCCGACGCCGACCCCGACGGAGGGCGGCGGCACCACGGACGCCCCGGCCCCGTCCGCGAGCGAACCGGGCTAG